ATCAGGTAATGCCACGTATATTATCCTATCTAAACGACCAGGACGAAGAAGTGCCTGTGAAAAAgcaacattttaattaataaacataattgataaatatagCTGTTTTCTAAAATGTAACTaactttatcaattttatcggGTCGGTTAGTTGCTGCTACTAAAGTAACGCTGCCTAACGCAGTAACTCCATCCAGTTCTGTTAATAATTGTGCTAGGACTCGCTCTTGCACGTTGCTTCCGGCGCTTGAAGAAGAACCTCTTTCACTTCCTAGTGCATCAATTTCATCAATAAATACTATTGAAGGTGATACTTGTCTTGCTTTTCGAAATACCTCTCTTACGGCTTTTTCGGATTCACCGACCCATTTTGAGAATAATTCTGGTCCCTAAAAACATTGTACTTTttatctcctttttttttattggaaaatttttgAATTAAGCTTTAATATGCCTAACctttatgtttaaaaaatttactttactTTCTGTTGCAAGAGCTTTTGCAATCATTGTTTTAGAACAACCTGGTGGACCAAACATTAAAACACCTTTAGGTGGAGTTATACCCATCCTGAGAAACACTTCGGGATGGCGCAGTGGCCACTCAACAgcttgttttaattttaattttaggtCCTTTTGACCTCCTATATCCGACCATTGGATGTTCGGTACTTCTATTAAAACTTCTTTCATAGCTGACGGTTTTGTGACAGTTAAAGCATGTTCAAAGTTTGATATCGTTACTTTTAACGAAAGATCAGTGTTAGTTTTCTGTTGACATTTTACAGAATTCAGAACTGCTTGGGAACATAAACCATATAAATCGGCGCCGACAAATCCATGAGTAACGGAAgcgatattttgtatattttctaaGGATAAAGTGTTCGGTATTTTTGATaacattttttgaaatatttctgcaCGCATATTGGTAGTAGGTACATGAATTTCGAATTCTTTGTCTATTCTACCAGGTCTTCTAAGAGAATTATCTACAAGATCCAATTTCGAAGTTGTGGCAAGTATTACTACATTATCATTTGCATTTTGTATTCCATCAAAGAGTGCAGTCAGTTGAGAAAGTATTCTTCTTTCGTGATCTGTACTTGAAGTACTCCTTTTAGGGCATAAACTATCGATTTCTTCTATTAGAATAATGCTTGGAGCTTTATCTTTAGCTTCCATGaaaatatcttgcaattttttctctgtttcgcCTGAagatttgctataaatatctGAACTGTAAATAGTGGTAGAATTAATATCATATTGCGATATCAAGGCATTGGCGATAGCAGATTTGCCAACACCAGAGGTgccatataataatattccttTGCTAATGTAAAAGTTTCCAATACTTTGGTACAGACCAAGGCCAATATCAAGAACATCTTTGATATCTTCTATTATGTTATCATATCCACCAATATCTTGTATTTTAAGTttagattttttatattcttttttcttttcttgctcTTCATTTAAAATTGTCCATTTTGTGTTGTACAGTGCTTTATACAACTTGGTATTACGTGTTTCATCTGCTATGCTCAATTGTTTAAACTGTTCAGACAATTTAACATTTTCACAGTCATCTGATGTAACTTTGACAatcttataaattaatttcttgccATAAAAAGGCACACTGAATTTATTACCTATAGTAAATACTTTTTGCTCATTATGATTCTTAAGTATTATGTTAAGTTCCGTGGTTGCTTCTGGCAATATATGTTTCCCAATGCTACAGATTACAAATTCCTTGGCAATATCGAcagaagaatttaatttttcgattttaacATAACCTCGgagattatttaattctattgctgtaaaaaatgtatgggtagaaaaatttgtatatagaTTTTGGAAGATTCAATAACAGATTTTACCATGTTTTGTTAACGAAACACTTGTTAAACTTTTATCCTTAGTTGGCCAAGCAGTTTTAACAACTTTACTTTCTCCAGCAATTACAAGAACACAATCCCCTATTGCAATTTCACATAATTGCAAAGCAGATTGTGATATAAATACCATATCATCCAATGCTCttacatgaatattttttggCTGTTCTATGCAAAGAAACACTTATATAAAAGTGGTTCAAACattagtaaatataaaagcaTATATACCTAATAGATTATACGTTTCTACggtactatataatatatcaccGTAAATGAAGTTATGATTCCATGTTACAAGATTAGGTGGACAATTAGTGTTATGTACATCTAGATCCTTTAGTGTCAAGATGCTCTGACATGTTTCACATGTCATCCAAGGAGAAAGACTTTTCCTCccactttcttttccttttggTGTCATTCTGAAACGATAGAAATAATTGACTGGATGTAATTCATAAAACGTTTACACTCTACTATCTTTTGACATAGTCTtttgaaacatattttattaaaagtactAAATAAGTATTCAGCTGGGAGAACATAACCTCTAAATCACATACAAATGTTTTGTATCAAATGCAGTAAAAGAAGTTTTTGTAAAATGCGTACAAATTCACACGATTATTCTCAACCTGCAATTTTTAGTATCaaaatcaatataaaaatataaaaatccatagaaatatttacagaGAAATGCCGTCCGCCATGATAACATGTGCTTACTCGACATGCAACACCCAgactacatacatatacataaattcTAATAAGTGGATGATGGCAATGGTTAACAAATAAAGTATTCAATGATGATACACGAACAACATATTCATTTTGAATGACGTCACAGACATTATTccgatatatataatgtaaaatattcatttcatttataagTGGAAAGATATTACTTTAACATTagagattttaattattttttcagcGCAGCTAAACAAAGTTAGGtcgtactttttaattttatgaattaacccgtagataaataaaaatatcctaCTTAAAGAAGCTAGTATAGTGTATATTTCAAGGATAAAGTTAGTAATCGACAAATAATAacaagaaattttgaaaaaatatataaagtgtTCACGAGGATCTTCAAACATAATCAGTAAGAATTTATTCTTCTATCGAATGTAATAAATTCTACCCTATGGTAAAAAAATATGCGGAGTAAAGGATGTAcgattcttctttctcttagcttcttctccttttttagTTTCGAATATCATCATCCCAATATATTGAGCTCGTAAAATTCTCGTGGATGAA
The DNA window shown above is from Bombus fervidus isolate BK054 chromosome 8, iyBomFerv1, whole genome shotgun sequence and carries:
- the LOC139990018 gene encoding ATPase family gene 2 protein homolog A isoform X2, with product MVFISQSALQLCEIAIGDCVLVIAGESKVVKTAWPTKDKSLTSVSLTKHAIELNNLRGYVKIEKLNSSVDIAKEFVICSIGKHILPEATTELNIILKNHNEQKVFTIGNKFSVPFYGKKLIYKIVKVTSDDCENVKLSEQFKQLSIADETRNTKLYKALYNTKWTILNEEQEKKKEYKKSKLKIQDIGGYDNIIEDIKDVLDIGLGLYQSIGNFYISKGILLYGTSGVGKSAIANALISQYDINSTTIYSSDIYSKSSGETEKKLQDIFMEAKDKAPSIILIEEIDSLCPKRSTSSTDHERRILSQLTALFDGIQNANDNVVILATTSKLDLVDNSLRRPGRIDKEFEIHVPTTNMRAEIFQKMLSKIPNTLSLENIQNIASVTHGFVGADLYGLCSQAVLNSVKCQQKTNTDLSLKVTISNFEHALTVTKPSAMKEVLIEVPNIQWSDIGGQKDLKLKLKQAVEWPLRHPEVFLRMGITPPKGVLMFGPPGCSKTMIAKALATESKVNFLNIKGPELFSKWVGESEKAVREVFRKARQVSPSIVFIDEIDALGSERGSSSSAGSNVQERVLAQLLTELDGVTALGSVTLVAATNRPDKIDKALLRPGRLDRIIYVALPDYEARQEIFDIKLRNMPIAEDVHIQDLVDLTEGYSGAEIQAICHEAAIKALEEDLNATIITKEHFKAALAIITPRTPASLINLYNEYMNKIH
- the LOC139990018 gene encoding ATPase family gene 2 protein homolog A isoform X1 — translated: MADGISLMTPKGKESGRKSLSPWMTCETCQSILTLKDLDVHNTNCPPNLVTWNHNFIYGDILYSTVETYNLLEQPKNIHVRALDDMVFISQSALQLCEIAIGDCVLVIAGESKVVKTAWPTKDKSLTSVSLTKHAIELNNLRGYVKIEKLNSSVDIAKEFVICSIGKHILPEATTELNIILKNHNEQKVFTIGNKFSVPFYGKKLIYKIVKVTSDDCENVKLSEQFKQLSIADETRNTKLYKALYNTKWTILNEEQEKKKEYKKSKLKIQDIGGYDNIIEDIKDVLDIGLGLYQSIGNFYISKGILLYGTSGVGKSAIANALISQYDINSTTIYSSDIYSKSSGETEKKLQDIFMEAKDKAPSIILIEEIDSLCPKRSTSSTDHERRILSQLTALFDGIQNANDNVVILATTSKLDLVDNSLRRPGRIDKEFEIHVPTTNMRAEIFQKMLSKIPNTLSLENIQNIASVTHGFVGADLYGLCSQAVLNSVKCQQKTNTDLSLKVTISNFEHALTVTKPSAMKEVLIEVPNIQWSDIGGQKDLKLKLKQAVEWPLRHPEVFLRMGITPPKGVLMFGPPGCSKTMIAKALATESKVNFLNIKGPELFSKWVGESEKAVREVFRKARQVSPSIVFIDEIDALGSERGSSSSAGSNVQERVLAQLLTELDGVTALGSVTLVAATNRPDKIDKALLRPGRLDRIIYVALPDYEARQEIFDIKLRNMPIAEDVHIQDLVDLTEGYSGAEIQAICHEAAIKALEEDLNATIITKEHFKAALAIITPRTPASLINLYNEYMNKIH